TGGAGATGACTGAATACAAAATATAGCCGGCCTAAGAATGTTCCCTATAAGGACTTTTATCTAATGGTTTTATTTAGAAGTTTTATGATCACCTTAGCTATAGTCTAAATGCTTCCATGGCTTTTATTATATGCAAAATTACGTTTTGGTCAAATGTACAAAAGTATTTTACTTTCTAGTTGAGTAATAAATTAATTAATTTTTCTTTACCTGCTTCCATGTCATGCGATTCATGCTGTTGCCATGTCACTCTCAGCAACAACTTGCATCTTTGGATGGGCCTTTAGAAATGAAACTCTGCCAGGCCCACTATTTCATGGCTTAATTAGTAATTAGTCCAGTAATCCATGATTAGCAACTACAGAAATTATCAAACACGACTAATCAATAAAACTTTGTAAGATGTTAACATATCATCATAAAATGGGTCAGAAATTATTTTAAAATCCATCCAAGTGTTTTGTATTCGTTCCAGAACAAAAGAGAAGCAAGTAGAATTCATTATTATCCACAACTCGTTACATTTAAAAACATATTATGAAGAAAAAAAAACTTTCACGCTCGACACATGCTATAAGCTTATGATCGTAATAATACATAATCATCAATAATTCATTCCTATAATTATACATAAATGTATATATGCATGACATAAATTATTACACACTATGGTAGCTCATCTGACCATAATCTTGAAGCATTACCACTCCGTCAGTCGTCTGATCAAGAACAGAAGCTGATCCCCAAGAACTCGACGATGTTGTTTTCCTCTCTAACTCGACTTCCTCCGACCACCAATTAGAACCGTTCGTTAGCTCAAACTCGTTTCCCACTTGAAACAATTCTTTAGAACCACCTCTGTTCATAAGGTCCATGTTATGATCATCTAACTGAAGATCCTGCGAAAAACCGAAATTAGGTTGAAATCCGTGAGTAGGGTTTAGGGATTGCTCTACGTTCTCTGAATAGAGAGGAGAGACTCCATCGTTGATCTCAGCTAGCTTGATATTATTGTTCTGATGAACAACGTTAACTCCTAGAGGGTGGAAGCTTTCTTGGGATCCAAGTTTAGAGTTTTGATCAGGAGTGGTTGGAGTACTCTGCAGTAGTGGATGAAGCTTGGGCCACAACATAGGGTTGTTGTAGAAACTAGAGAAAGGGCTTTGTAGATTCTGAAGCTGCATGTGAAGTTGAAGCCTCTCTAGTGCCGAATTACTAAGATTTTGAGGACTCTTGTTGTTGTTGCTGCTGATATTGTTTTCATTCGAATCAGCAATCGAGTCTTGACGATTCATTTGTTTCTGTCTTCCGAGCAGCTTCTTCTTCAGTTTTGTGTTCCAGTAATTTTTGATATCATTGTCTGTCCTTCCAGGAAGCTGAGCTGCAATTATAGACCACCTGCACATATATCACATTAATCAAGATTACAATTAATTATAGGAATCTTATCTTCTTTATAGACCACTAATTAACTTCATATTTCATGTAAATGTATGAAGGTGCTTCCAAAAACACCAAAACAAGGAGAAAGAGACAATATAAACCCTAAATTCTGTAAGATGTGCCATAGCTTGAAACATGGGCTTGCATGTGTTTCAGCATAAGATTCATAGACAAAAGGTAAAAAGACAGGGTGGTCAAGTTTAGTTTTTACAGAAATTACCTCCAATTCTGAACCCAATAATATATTATATATTAACTAAGATGTGTTGATTAATTTAGTTATCTAATTAATAGGAATTTAAAGATATGGATGAATCACTTACCGGCTTCCAATGCTGATGTAAAGACTCAAGATGATACTATCTTCTTCCTCAGAAAAGCCACCATGTTTGATGTTTGGTCTTAAGTAATTAAGCCATCTCAGTCTGCAACTCTTACCACATCTCTTCAACCCTATGATTCACACAAAATCCTAAAATCAGGACAACGAATTGGGCCGGGTAGCAAACCAGAGATTAAGATCTAAGGGGTTGATTTAGTGAATCTTTCATTGATCCAATTAAGTGATATATAAAAATGTTCAAATTTTTCTTAAGATTATAAGTTTTAGATTATAACATGGTTAAAATAAGCTAGATCCAGTTAATGATAAGTATAAATTCTACTGTAGTTATTACCAATTTTCTGAGGCAGTGCGATCCAGTTGCCACCAGTGCCATATTTGTCGATGTAGTCCTTGAGCTTCACATCTTCTTCAGGCGACCATGGCCCTTTTTTCACGTTTGCCTTGTCGCAGCATGGAGCTCTTCCCATTTTCTTACGAATCTTTTTGTCTTTTCTTGTTCTTGTTGCTCTTCTTTTTCGACGTGTTATTATGTTTGATGATGATGAAATGATATAATGCTGAGAAGGGATGGTTTATAAAGACGAGAAAAGGAAGGTGTTAATTGATGATTATTATAACTGAAAATGTAATAATAAAAGTTTATAAAAAAGTCTTCCCCGCCTTCTATTTATTTTTTCATAATTCAATTACTTCAACCCTAATTGTATTATTTTCTGAGTAGGGTTTTGCTTTTTCTGCTTTTTGGATTAGTTTTCTAACCTTTCTTTCTTTATCTATTTAAAAAATGTGAAAAGTTGTCTCAGTTTTAATAATCATTAGCGCAAAGAAAGACTTGCGTGAAATTGTGTCCAATTGTATAGCACTTTATATATTTTAATTAACTGATCAAATTAGAGGGCAGGAAAAAACCATCGCCTTGATTTGTCGTGACTTGGGTTGAAATGTTCCCCTCTATAGCCAATCAAATGTCATCGCTAATTAGTTATTTTTAACTTCTGACGTACCTCTTGAATTTGGATAATTTGCTTAACTTTATAGATAATGGTTTGAATAAGTGAATTCTGTTAGAAAAGGTATACAAGCTCTTGACTTTCTTATGACAGAATTTTTTGAGTAAAAAGCCAAGAGAGTTTTCAGAACTTGCATAATCTATTAATGTGTGGCCTAAATAAGAAACTCAAGCATGTTAAATTTTTAGTTTCTTAGAAGAGAAGTATGAACATTTGAGTACCATTTTTCTTGACTAAAGAATTTGAGAAAAATAATAAATTCTTACCAGTAAGACTACTTACCAAACCCCCGCGACATTATATATTTGGGATTCTGTTATAGTTAAATACATCCTACGTGAACTAGCAGAAGTAAGACAGTAAAATCATAATTATCAATCCATAGAAAGGCAGAATAATACAATGTGTTTCCATTGTATTTTTTTCTTTCAACCATGCAACTCTCACCCACCACGTAGTTTTCGGTTTAGATAAAACATTTCTTGGTTACTGACTCTGTTAAAAACACTCAGTGCTCAATTATAGAAACTGCAGTTTGACGAAGCTTCTAAGATATTAACCGATGATGTAACATGATGAGTATGAAAATGCGTGTGCCGTAAGGAGAAACGTCGATATCGAGAAAGACCAAATATATACGGTTATATGACTCCTTGCAAAATAAGTTTGACTTCATCTCAAAGTAAGCATTTATTTCCATGTCTAGGCCGTTAATTTCTTTCTCAGTTTGATTCTAGAAACTCTTGTTCTTTGACTTATAGTTTCTTTTACACATATGCACAATAACACATACGAGTATACTATACTAATATATACTGTTTATATGGATGCTATAATATACATGCAATGTGTGTATTTTCTACTTCAAATAGAATCTAATAGGAATACGTAAATATATAAATATGAAAATGTTCAGAAGTGTAATCGTGTAAACAATAATCATATCAGAAGAAAGTTCAGTTTTAGCGATTTAATCAACAAATCTGATCATTTTGAGGGTTGTCTTGTTTAGGTAACCACGTTTGATTTTTTTCCTTAACATTCCTTTTTAATTTGTTAAAGAAATTCTCTTTAGACATTAAAAAACTAAATGGATTTCCATTACCGCCGTGCAACTTTGACATTTATTGTTTTAAAATTTTATACCCTCATGTATGTAAACTTTCGTTAAAACCATCTACAAAAATACTCAATGAAAACAATTTTGAAAGTACTATCAACTAAATCATGCATTAAATTTCTTATATATAAGCCTTTTAGTTTTAGGTACCATTTCGTTATTTGCTAATAGTAATTTAACAGATGTCATTTATCTAGATTCCCTTTACAAATTAATTTAAATTTCTTATAACCATGATTAGATACCGCTAAAATGGTTTATATATATATATCAAAATTACTTTGCATGAATCAGATCAACGATGATTAGTTAAAAATGCTAATGGCTTTTCCAACCATACAAGAGTTGCGTTTTAAAGTGAGTAAAGTTTATTTTACTAGTAACTAAAATATTAATATGATTCCTTCGCAGTATAACATTTAGTTTGGTTTTCTAATATATATATATATATGTGTGTGTGTTCTATACGTATATGATTTTTATATTTAGTAATATTTTCTAACGTTTATTTAGGATTTATTAATGTTTCCGATGAAACTGTGGAAATTAAACTGATTGGTCTCAAAGACTTTTCTTAATGAAAAGTGAGGAGCCTAAATACAATAATTGATCGGAACAACCAGACAACTTACACTAATTGGCCTTGATCGATCACAAAGATGTTGTTTGAAATGTTTAAATCTTATTATTAAATAATATATTCATTCAAAAGATTGTTATTAGTTAGTTAAATAATCAAGTGAGATAAGGAACCACAACCATGCAACAAAATAACAAGAGGAAGCCATCAAATTTTCAAAAGGAGCAACTGATATTATTTATATGTAATATCCCTTACAATAAAATAAAAGATTTTATGTAGTAAATA
The DNA window shown above is from Brassica oleracea var. oleracea cultivar TO1000 chromosome C3, BOL, whole genome shotgun sequence and carries:
- the LOC106333222 gene encoding transcription factor RAX3, whose product is MGRAPCCDKANVKKGPWSPEEDVKLKDYIDKYGTGGNWIALPQKIGLKRCGKSCRLRWLNYLRPNIKHGGFSEEEDSIILSLYISIGSRWSIIAAQLPGRTDNDIKNYWNTKLKKKLLGRQKQMNRQDSIADSNENNISSNNNKSPQNLSNSALERLQLHMQLQNLQSPFSSFYNNPMLWPKLHPLLQSTPTTPDQNSKLGSQESFHPLGVNVVHQNNNIKLAEINDGVSPLYSENVEQSLNPTHGFQPNFGFSQDLQLDDHNMDLMNRGGSKELFQVGNEFELTNGSNWWSEEVELERKTTSSSSWGSASVLDQTTDGVVMLQDYGQMSYHSV